In the Danio rerio strain Tuebingen ecotype United States chromosome 8, GRCz12tu, whole genome shotgun sequence genome, one interval contains:
- the dmap1 gene encoding DNA methyltransferase 1-associated protein 1 (The RefSeq protein has 1 substitution compared to this genomic sequence), translated as MTTGADVRDILELAGGDNDSGPISKKDIINSDKKKAKKVTETLTFKRPEGMHREVYALLYSDKNRDAPPLLPSDTTQGYRTVKAKLGCKKVRPWKWMPFSNPARKDGAIFHHWRRAAEEGKDYPFARFNKTVQVPVYSEQEYQMYLHDDGWTKAETDHLFDLCKRFDLRFIVIHDRYDHQQYRKRSVEDLKERYYCICGKLTKVRAGTGAEPKIYIFDAGHERRRKEQLERLFNRTPEQVAEEEYLVQELRKIETRKREREKKAQDLQKLITAADTTTEMRRAERKATKKKLPQKRETEKPAVPETAGIKFPDFKSAGVSLRSQRMKLPSSVGQKKIKAIEQILTEQGVDLNPMPTEEIVQMFNELRSDLVLVYELKQAYGNCEYEQQMLRHRYDALIKAGGAVTPQSESGGGLDSQSWPCADDIKTEAKEQIIDVVGAPLTPNSRKRRESASSSSSIKKVKKP; from the exons ATGACGACCGGTGCTGATGTGAGGGATATTCTGGAGCTGGCAGGAGGAGACAATGATTCAGGACCCATCAGTAAGAAGGACATCATCAACTCAGACAAG AAAAAAGCCAAGAAAGTGACAGAGACTTTAACCTTCAAGAGACCAGAGGGAATGCACAGGGAAGTTTACGCTTTGCTGTATTCAGACAAAAA TCGGGATGCCCCTCCACTTTTGCCGAGCGACACTACACAAGGCTATCGGACAGTTAAAGCCAAACTGGGCTGTAAGAAAGTGCGGCCCTGGAAGTGGATGCCCTTTTCTAATCCAGCCAGAAAAGATGGAGCCATCTTCCATCACTGGAGACGCGCAGCAGAAGAGGGGAAGGACTATCCGTTTGCTCGTTTCAACAAG ACTGTGCAGGTGCCTGTGTACTCAGAACAGGAGTATCAGATGTATCTTCATGATGACGGATGGACAAAAGCTGAAACTGATCACCTGTTCGACTTGTGCAAACGCTTTGATCTGCGGTTTATCGTTATCCATGATCGATATGATCACCAACAGTACAGA AAGCGTTCTGTGGAGGATCTTAAGGAACGTTATTACTGCATTTGTGGCAAACTAACAAAAGTTCGGGCAGGAACAGGAGCGGAGCCCAAGATCTACATATTTGATGCTGGTCATGAGAGAAGGAGAAAAGAGCAGCTTGAGAGACTTTTCAACCGCACTCCAGAACAG GTGGCAGAAGAGGAATACCTGGTCCAGGAGCTGAGGAAGATTGAGACACGTAAGAAGGAGCGTGAAAAGAAAGCCCAGGATCTTCAGAAGCTCATTACAGCCGCTGATACCACAACAGAGATGCGCAGAGCTGAACGCAAGGCCACCAAGAAGAAGCTGCCACAAAAACGAGAGACAGAAAAACCT GCTGTTCCTGAAACCGCAGGCATCAAATTCCCAGACTTCAAATCCGCTGGTGTTTCGCTGAGGAGCCAGAGA ATGAAGCTGCCCAGTTCGGTTGGACAgaagaaaataaaagcaattgaGCAGATCCTGACAGAGCAGGGAGTCG aCCTGAACCCCATGCCCACAGAGGAGATAGTGCAGATGTTTAATGAGCTGCGCAGTGATCTAGTCCTCGTGTACGAGCTGAAGCAGGCCTACGGTAACTGTGAGTACGAACAGCAGATGCTGCGGCACCGTTATGATGCACTGATAAAAGCAGGGGGCGCCGTCACACCACAAAGCGAAAGTGGTGGAGGCCTGGACAGTCAATCCTGGCCCTGTGCTGATGACATCAAAACCGAAGCCAAAGAGCAGATTATTGATGTTGTTGGAGCTCCACTTACTCCAAACTCG CGTAAACGCAGAGAATCAGCCTCCAGTTCCTCATCTATCAAGAAGGTGAAGAAACCGTGA